From Cellulomonas fimi ATCC 484, a single genomic window includes:
- a CDS encoding OB-fold nucleic acid binding domain-containing protein: MSIKERMRKVVASQAEIEADEERADALRSVGCTPVESLANRSRASVSGVIRSVVLRPREGVPALEAELYDGSGTLDLVWLGRREIAGIAPGRRLRIEGLVCLVDGRRTVFNPKYELRPRPGE, translated from the coding sequence ATGAGCATCAAGGAGCGGATGCGCAAGGTCGTCGCGTCCCAGGCGGAGATCGAGGCCGACGAGGAGCGCGCCGACGCGCTGCGGTCCGTCGGCTGCACGCCCGTCGAGAGCCTGGCGAACCGGTCGCGTGCGAGCGTGTCCGGCGTCATCCGGTCGGTCGTGCTGCGGCCCCGCGAGGGCGTGCCCGCGCTCGAGGCCGAGCTGTACGACGGCAGCGGGACGCTGGACCTCGTCTGGCTCGGTCGCCGCGAGATCGCCGGGATCGCGCCCGGACGTCGTCTGCGCATCGAGGGTCTCGTGTGCCTCGTCGACGGGCGCCGCACCGTGTTCAACCCCAAGTACGAGCTGCGGCCTCGTCCGGGGGAGTGA
- a CDS encoding DUF4193 domain-containing protein has protein sequence MATDYDAPRKTEEDLSEDSLQELQARRSDKNSGVVDEDETEAAEGFELPGADLSGEELSVRVLPRQADEFTCSRCFLVHHRSQLAYERDGAPVCSECAA, from the coding sequence ATGGCTACCGACTACGACGCCCCGCGCAAGACCGAGGAGGACCTGAGCGAGGACTCGCTCCAGGAGCTCCAGGCCCGGCGCTCCGACAAGAACTCGGGCGTGGTGGACGAGGACGAGACCGAGGCCGCGGAAGGCTTCGAGCTCCCGGGAGCGGACCTGTCCGGCGAAGAGCTCTCCGTCCGGGTGCTTCCCCGGCAGGCGGACGAGTTCACGTGCTCCCGCTGCTTCCTGGTGCACCACCGCAGCCAGCTCGCCTACGAGCGCGACGGGGCACCGGTGTGCTCCGAGTGCGCCGCCTGA
- a CDS encoding DUF3159 domain-containing protein: MTDEPRRAPHPERPLEAIDELVPPEEGGARGMRAIAAEEFSALDAVGGVRGIVESIAPGLLFVVVYLVAGQQLVPALVAASAAALVAVVARLVQRTPVTQALSGVLGVGIGVFWAWRTGQAEDYFAYGLWTNVAYLVGTLASIVVGWPVVGLLVGMFDKDGPITGGSWSVVTAWRSDPALRRVYALATWPWVAVFALRLAVQVPLYLSSEVAWLGTAKLVMGVPLFAVALWVSWLTVRGSAASRAPSRPRHDP; this comes from the coding sequence GTGACGGACGAGCCGCGGCGCGCGCCGCACCCCGAGCGACCCCTGGAAGCGATCGACGAGCTGGTCCCGCCCGAGGAGGGCGGCGCGCGCGGCATGCGGGCGATCGCGGCGGAGGAGTTCTCGGCGCTCGACGCGGTCGGCGGCGTGCGCGGGATCGTCGAGTCGATCGCGCCCGGCCTGCTCTTCGTCGTGGTCTACCTGGTCGCGGGGCAGCAGCTCGTGCCGGCGCTCGTCGCCGCGTCCGCGGCCGCACTGGTCGCGGTCGTCGCGCGGCTCGTCCAGCGCACGCCCGTCACGCAGGCGCTGTCCGGGGTCCTGGGCGTCGGGATCGGCGTGTTCTGGGCGTGGCGCACCGGCCAGGCGGAGGACTACTTCGCCTACGGGCTGTGGACAAACGTCGCGTACCTGGTCGGCACGCTCGCGTCGATCGTCGTCGGCTGGCCGGTCGTCGGCCTGCTCGTCGGGATGTTCGACAAGGACGGGCCCATCACCGGAGGGTCGTGGAGCGTCGTGACGGCGTGGCGCTCCGACCCGGCGCTGCGCCGCGTCTACGCGCTCGCCACGTGGCCGTGGGTCGCCGTGTTCGCACTGCGCCTCGCCGTGCAGGTGCCGCTGTACCTGTCCTCGGAGGTCGCGTGGCTGGGCACCGCCAAGCTCGTGATGGGCGTGCCGCTGTTCGCGGTCGCGCTGTGGGTCAGCTGGCTGACCGTCCGCGGGTCAGCAGCGTCTCGAGCGCCTTCTCGTCCGCGTCACGACCCGTGA
- a CDS encoding inositol monophosphatase family protein, with amino-acid sequence MSSVENAPGTPLTTADVETLVEVAERAAREAGRLVHEGRPERVAVAATKTSPEDVVTAMDLASEELLRRRLAELRPHDGVLGEEEGYVPGTSGVTWVVDPIDGTVNYLYGRPAYAVSVAAVVGPAGAPDPATWTVVAGCVHAPADGRTFRAGRGLGATLDGRALQMEEPRPLPGCLVGTGFGYRAERRRAQARVLADLLPRVRDIRRTGSAALDLCNLAAGQLDLYYERGLGAWDLAAGLLVAQEAGALVTGLRGAAPGTAMTVAGWPARAAELVRLLEDLDADQDG; translated from the coding sequence ATGTCCTCCGTGGAGAACGCACCGGGCACGCCGCTGACCACCGCCGACGTCGAGACGCTCGTGGAGGTCGCCGAGCGGGCCGCCCGCGAGGCCGGCCGGCTCGTGCACGAGGGCCGCCCCGAGCGGGTCGCCGTGGCGGCCACGAAGACCAGCCCCGAGGACGTCGTCACCGCGATGGACCTCGCGTCGGAGGAGCTGCTGCGCCGGCGCCTCGCCGAGCTGCGGCCGCACGACGGGGTGCTCGGCGAGGAGGAGGGGTACGTCCCGGGGACGTCGGGCGTCACGTGGGTCGTGGATCCCATCGACGGCACGGTCAACTACCTGTACGGCAGGCCCGCGTACGCGGTCTCGGTCGCCGCGGTCGTCGGCCCCGCGGGCGCGCCGGACCCGGCGACGTGGACCGTCGTGGCGGGGTGCGTGCACGCGCCCGCCGACGGTCGGACGTTCCGCGCCGGGCGGGGGCTTGGCGCGACGCTGGACGGCCGCGCGCTGCAGATGGAGGAACCGCGTCCGCTTCCCGGTTGTCTGGTCGGTACCGGCTTCGGATACCGGGCCGAGCGACGCCGCGCGCAGGCACGTGTGCTCGCCGACCTGTTGCCCCGAGTACGTGATATCCGTCGCACCGGTTCGGCGGCCCTCGACCTGTGCAATCTGGCGGCCGGGCAGCTCGACCTCTACTACGAGCGAGGGCTGGGGGCGTGGGACCTCGCGGCGGGCCTGCTCGTCGCGCAGGAGGCGGGCGCGCTGGTCACCGGCCTGCGGGGCGCGGCACCCGGGACGGCCATGACGGTGGCCGGGTGGCCCGCCCGCGCGGCGGAGCTGGTGCGCCTCCTCGAGGACCTCGACGCCGACCAGGACGGGTGA
- the dut gene encoding dUTP diphosphatase, producing the protein MPPASHPPGVGSGPVTAEPVEVLLLRLDPDLPAPAYAHPGDAGADLVTRVDVVVPPQGRVTVPTGVAIALPDGYAAFVHPRSGLAARHGLTIVNAPGTVDAGYRGEIAVTLLNTDVEHPVELHRGDRVAQLVVQRVERARFVEVATLPGSHRGDGGFGSSGGWKAAREG; encoded by the coding sequence ATGCCTCCAGCATCCCACCCGCCCGGGGTAGGGTCGGGCCCCGTGACCGCCGAACCCGTCGAGGTGCTCCTGCTCCGGCTCGACCCCGACCTGCCTGCCCCGGCGTACGCCCACCCGGGGGACGCCGGCGCCGACCTCGTCACGCGCGTCGACGTCGTCGTCCCGCCCCAGGGCCGCGTCACCGTCCCGACGGGCGTCGCGATCGCGCTCCCGGACGGCTACGCCGCGTTCGTGCACCCGCGCTCCGGGCTCGCCGCGCGGCACGGGCTGACGATCGTCAACGCGCCCGGCACGGTCGACGCCGGGTACCGGGGCGAGATCGCGGTGACGCTGCTCAACACCGACGTCGAGCACCCCGTCGAGCTGCACCGGGGGGACCGGGTCGCGCAGCTCGTGGTCCAGCGCGTCGAGCGCGCGCGGTTCGTCGAGGTCGCGACGCTGCCCGGCTCGCACCGGGGCGACGGCGGGTTCGGCTCCAGCGGCGGCTGGAAGGCGGCGCGCGAGGGCTGA
- the sepH gene encoding septation protein SepH, whose translation MGELELEGLHDDGEHLVLVGPGGERFRLRIDEPLRAAVRRDRPQLEQLRAESAGTLSPREIQARIRAGATTQEVAESSGLPVEHVRRYEGPVLAEREYVAEQARATRVGRDAGAPTLGDLVTDRLAARGVDLASLAWDSAREASGPWVVLARFTVGDQPQEARWTFDASRRTVVADDDEARWLSETELPDEPVARRHLAAVRDVVFDFRDGDLTASAEPAEPEPDPQQQTHDLLDELRTRRGVRQSLDLEGDDEEFEGFGPPHAFDFGRADDDVPGAHPLDADPAAEAVVLRPQHVPARASVDVVPEPALEPVVEQADPAEPVHEPAAERPRSRKGRAKVPSWDEIVFGAKPE comes from the coding sequence ATGGGTGAGCTCGAGCTGGAGGGTCTGCACGACGACGGCGAGCACCTCGTCCTCGTCGGACCCGGGGGCGAACGGTTCCGTCTGCGCATCGACGAGCCGCTGCGCGCGGCCGTGCGCAGGGACCGGCCGCAGCTCGAGCAGCTGCGCGCCGAGAGCGCGGGGACGCTGAGCCCGCGCGAGATCCAGGCACGGATCCGTGCGGGTGCGACGACGCAGGAGGTCGCGGAGTCGTCCGGGCTGCCCGTGGAGCACGTGCGCCGCTACGAGGGACCCGTGCTCGCCGAGCGCGAGTACGTCGCCGAGCAGGCGCGCGCGACGCGCGTCGGCCGGGACGCGGGTGCGCCGACGCTCGGCGACCTCGTGACCGACCGCCTGGCCGCGCGCGGCGTGGACCTGGCCTCGCTCGCGTGGGACTCCGCACGGGAGGCGTCCGGACCGTGGGTCGTGCTGGCCCGCTTCACGGTCGGCGACCAGCCGCAGGAGGCGCGCTGGACGTTCGACGCGTCGCGGCGCACGGTCGTCGCCGACGACGACGAGGCCCGCTGGCTGTCCGAGACGGAGCTCCCCGACGAGCCGGTCGCGCGACGCCACCTCGCCGCCGTGCGGGACGTGGTCTTCGACTTCCGCGACGGCGACCTGACCGCGAGCGCGGAGCCCGCCGAGCCCGAGCCCGACCCGCAGCAGCAGACGCACGACCTCCTCGACGAGCTGCGCACGCGCCGCGGGGTCCGGCAGAGCCTCGACCTCGAGGGCGACGACGAGGAGTTCGAGGGCTTCGGGCCGCCGCACGCCTTCGACTTCGGCCGCGCGGACGACGACGTGCCGGGTGCGCACCCGCTCGACGCCGACCCCGCGGCGGAGGCGGTCGTGCTCCGGCCGCAGCACGTTCCGGCGCGCGCGTCCGTGGACGTCGTGCCCGAGCCGGCCCTGGAACCCGTGGTCGAGCAGGCGGACCCCGCCGAGCCCGTGCACGAGCCCGCGGCCGAGCGGCCACGGTCGCGCAAGGGCCGCGCGAAGGTGCCGAGCTGGGACGAGATCGTCTTCGGCGCGAAGCCCGAGTAG
- a CDS encoding DUF3093 domain-containing protein, whose amino-acid sequence MPDSAVPPAVLPASSWSERLWPGPWGWVLLVVFTLMLGVVLLPVDATLAAVVGLVALGAGLAVTVALTPTVRVADGSLRAGSARIPLSLLGTVTELDADALRRELGPDLDARAHVCLRGWIRSAVRVELLDPQDPTPYWLVSTRRPHELAQAIRAGATVR is encoded by the coding sequence ATGCCCGACTCCGCCGTCCCGCCGGCCGTCCTGCCCGCGTCGAGCTGGTCCGAGCGCCTGTGGCCCGGCCCGTGGGGGTGGGTCCTGCTCGTCGTGTTCACCCTGATGCTGGGCGTCGTGCTGCTGCCGGTCGACGCGACGCTGGCGGCGGTCGTGGGACTCGTGGCGCTCGGGGCGGGCCTGGCGGTGACGGTCGCGCTCACGCCGACGGTCCGCGTCGCGGACGGGTCGCTGCGGGCCGGGTCCGCCCGGATCCCCCTGTCCCTGCTGGGCACGGTGACCGAGCTCGACGCCGACGCGCTGCGCCGCGAGCTCGGACCGGACCTCGACGCCCGGGCGCACGTGTGCCTGCGCGGGTGGATCCGCTCGGCGGTCCGCGTCGAGCTGCTCGACCCGCAGGACCCGACGCCCTACTGGTTGGTGTCGACCCGCCGGCCGCACGAGCTCGCGCAGGCGATCCGGGCCGGCGCGACCGTCCGCTGA
- a CDS encoding DUF3710 domain-containing protein: MALFRRGGKDSAADDVVDVEVAPQEAAAASPSAGSSRSTGPWDAEEVTDDIPRVDLGAIRLPGLPGMELRMEIDKSTNVVSAASVLLDGSSLQVQAFAAPRTEGIWDEIRGEIAESVTAQGGSVDEVPGPFGRELLARLPVRTPEGRSGHRPARFIGTDGPRWFLRGVITGKGAVEPAAAEALEQLYARIVVVRGTEARPPRDLLALRLPGPAQAPAAAPAQETPSFDPLTRGPEITEIR; encoded by the coding sequence GTGGCTCTGTTCCGACGCGGCGGCAAGGACAGCGCCGCCGACGACGTCGTCGACGTCGAGGTCGCACCGCAGGAGGCCGCCGCGGCCTCCCCGTCCGCGGGCTCCTCGCGCAGCACCGGGCCGTGGGACGCCGAGGAGGTCACCGACGACATCCCGCGCGTGGACCTCGGCGCGATCCGCCTGCCCGGCCTGCCCGGCATGGAGCTGCGGATGGAGATCGACAAGTCGACCAACGTCGTGTCGGCGGCGTCCGTCCTGCTCGACGGGTCGTCGCTGCAGGTGCAGGCGTTCGCGGCGCCCCGCACGGAGGGCATCTGGGACGAGATCCGCGGCGAGATCGCGGAGTCGGTCACCGCGCAGGGCGGGTCCGTCGACGAGGTGCCCGGGCCGTTCGGCCGCGAGCTGCTCGCCCGGCTGCCCGTCCGCACGCCCGAGGGGCGCAGCGGCCACCGGCCCGCGCGCTTCATCGGCACCGACGGCCCGCGCTGGTTCCTGCGCGGCGTCATCACGGGCAAGGGTGCCGTCGAGCCGGCCGCGGCCGAGGCGCTCGAGCAGCTCTACGCGCGCATCGTCGTCGTGCGCGGCACCGAGGCCCGCCCGCCGCGCGACCTGCTCGCGCTGCGCCTGCCCGGACCCGCCCAGGCGCCCGCCGCCGCCCCTGCGCAGGAGACGCCGTCGTTCGACCCGCTGACCCGCGGACCGGAGATCACGGAGATCCGATGA
- a CDS encoding potassium channel family protein: protein MRVVIAGAGSVGRSIARELLGHDHEVTLIDRQPSAMRVAQVADADWLLADACELPTLREVRADECDVVVAATGDDKANLVISLLAKTEFGVPRTVARVNNPKNEWMFDEAWGVDVAVSTPRIMTAMVEEAVTVGDLVRIFTFHQSRADILEITLPEGSPLAGVRVGQIDWPADTVLACIVRDARPIAPSPDDTLEGLDELLFVTGRDADEKALETLLTRGRSAS, encoded by the coding sequence GTGAGGGTCGTCATCGCCGGCGCCGGCTCGGTCGGCCGCTCGATCGCCCGCGAGCTGCTCGGGCACGACCACGAGGTCACGCTCATCGACCGCCAGCCGTCCGCCATGCGGGTGGCGCAGGTCGCCGACGCGGACTGGCTGCTCGCGGACGCGTGCGAGCTGCCCACGCTGCGCGAGGTGCGCGCCGACGAGTGCGACGTCGTGGTGGCCGCCACGGGCGACGACAAGGCCAACCTCGTGATCTCGCTGCTCGCGAAGACGGAGTTCGGCGTGCCGCGCACCGTCGCACGCGTGAACAACCCGAAGAACGAGTGGATGTTCGACGAGGCGTGGGGCGTGGACGTCGCCGTCTCGACGCCGCGCATCATGACCGCCATGGTCGAGGAGGCCGTCACGGTCGGCGACCTCGTGCGGATCTTCACCTTCCACCAGTCGCGCGCCGACATCCTCGAGATCACGCTGCCCGAGGGCTCCCCGCTCGCGGGCGTGCGCGTCGGTCAGATCGACTGGCCGGCCGACACGGTCCTGGCCTGCATCGTGCGCGACGCGCGCCCGATCGCCCCCAGCCCGGACGACACCCTCGAGGGTCTCGACGAGCTGCTGTTCGTCACGGGTCGTGACGCGGACGAGAAGGCGCTCGAGACGCTGCTGACCCGCGGACGGTCAGCCAGCTGA
- a CDS encoding DUF5998 family protein, with translation MGAVPAVSDDLRDDLHRAGYYPDLVADVLDVALADEPVLAHLVHPETTFDASEVRRHVTVLALTPTRLVVAHVDDQAADSENPSPSAQATTEAVPLGELRSVALTHVVPRPQEHRPGRPPVELTLAIGWGAVSRVDLEPATCGDPQCDADHGLTGTLTPDDVVVRVSAAAEGEDSVRAAAAFARRLSAASVRGR, from the coding sequence ATGGGGGCCGTGCCTGCAGTCTCTGACGACCTGCGCGACGACCTGCACCGCGCCGGCTACTACCCGGACCTCGTCGCTGACGTCCTCGACGTCGCGCTCGCCGACGAGCCCGTCCTCGCCCACCTCGTGCACCCCGAGACGACGTTCGACGCCTCCGAGGTGCGCCGTCACGTCACGGTCCTCGCGCTGACGCCGACGCGCCTCGTGGTCGCGCACGTCGACGACCAGGCCGCCGACTCCGAGAACCCGTCGCCCAGCGCGCAGGCGACCACCGAGGCCGTCCCGCTCGGCGAGCTCCGCTCGGTCGCCCTCACGCACGTGGTGCCACGCCCGCAGGAGCACCGGCCCGGCCGGCCCCCGGTCGAGCTCACGCTCGCGATCGGCTGGGGTGCCGTCTCGCGCGTCGACCTCGAGCCCGCGACGTGCGGCGACCCGCAGTGCGACGCCGACCACGGGCTCACCGGCACCCTCACGCCGGACGACGTGGTCGTGCGCGTGAGCGCCGCTGCCGAGGGCGAAGACTCGGTCCGGGCCGCGGCCGCGTTCGCGCGGCGCCTGTCCGCGGCGAGCGTGCGCGGACGATGA
- a CDS encoding alkaline phosphatase family protein gives MTDDATGAGVAQVEAPADGLVLPCGGQPSLTSLLPGVAGALGAREHGEAARALLGLPRVERACVVLVDGLGHLNLSERAGHAPFLRGLVRESAPLTTTFPSTTATALGSFGTGRPPGATAMLGYTVRDPASGRLGNLVSWTDLPSARAWQPGPTVFESLVGEGVRVTSVGPARFAGSGLTEAALRGASYRVAESLGDRVDATLDSLRRPGLTYLYWGDVDKAGHHHGWGSRQWGDALEALDAELSRLARRLPRGTLLVVTADHGMVDVDRAARWDVATHPELRRDVALVAGEPRASHLHLDDGADAAAVADRWRAVLGDAAVVATRDDAVARGWFGDVGDHAARVIGDVVVAMTGRATVVDSATQTPASMDLVGVHGSLTRHEMLVPFLVVLGGD, from the coding sequence ATGACGGACGACGCGACGGGCGCGGGCGTCGCGCAGGTCGAGGCGCCCGCCGACGGCCTCGTCCTGCCGTGCGGCGGGCAGCCGTCGCTGACGTCGCTGCTGCCGGGGGTGGCCGGTGCGCTCGGCGCCCGCGAGCACGGCGAGGCGGCCCGTGCGCTGCTGGGCCTGCCGCGGGTCGAGCGCGCGTGCGTCGTCCTCGTCGACGGTCTCGGTCACCTCAACCTGTCGGAGCGGGCCGGGCACGCGCCGTTCCTGCGGGGGCTCGTGCGCGAGTCCGCCCCGCTCACGACGACGTTCCCGTCGACGACCGCGACCGCGCTCGGCAGCTTCGGCACGGGCCGCCCGCCCGGTGCGACGGCGATGCTCGGCTACACGGTGCGCGACCCCGCGAGCGGTCGGCTCGGCAACCTCGTGTCCTGGACGGACCTGCCGTCCGCGCGCGCGTGGCAGCCCGGCCCGACGGTCTTCGAGTCCCTCGTCGGCGAGGGCGTGCGCGTGACGAGCGTCGGCCCGGCGCGGTTCGCCGGCTCGGGACTGACGGAGGCCGCGCTGCGCGGTGCCTCCTACCGCGTGGCGGAGTCGCTCGGCGACCGGGTCGACGCGACCCTCGACTCCCTGCGCCGGCCCGGCCTGACCTACCTGTACTGGGGCGACGTGGACAAGGCGGGCCACCACCACGGCTGGGGGTCGCGGCAGTGGGGCGACGCGCTCGAGGCGCTCGACGCGGAGCTGTCCCGGCTGGCCCGGCGGCTGCCGCGCGGCACCCTGCTCGTCGTGACCGCGGACCACGGCATGGTCGACGTCGACCGGGCCGCGCGCTGGGACGTCGCGACCCACCCGGAGCTCCGGCGTGACGTGGCGCTCGTCGCGGGGGAGCCGCGCGCGTCGCACCTGCACCTGGACGACGGCGCCGACGCGGCCGCGGTGGCCGACCGGTGGCGGGCCGTGCTCGGCGACGCGGCGGTCGTCGCCACGCGTGACGACGCGGTCGCCCGCGGGTGGTTCGGCGACGTCGGCGACCACGCGGCGCGCGTGATCGGCGACGTGGTCGTCGCCATGACGGGCCGGGCGACGGTCGTGGACTCGGCGACCCAGACGCCCGCCTCGATGGACCTCGTGGGCGTGCACGGCTCGCTCACGCGGCACGAGATGCTCGTGCCCTTCCTCGTCGTGCTGGGAGGCGACTGA
- a CDS encoding thymidine kinase: MAELVFFSGTMDCGKSTLALQMHHNHAARGRDGVLFTRNDRAGAATISSRLGLVQQAAEVGDRTDFWSEVIERRTHGRPVDYLIGDEAQFYTAAQVEQLARVVDELEVDVYAFGISTDFRARLFPGSARLVELADRVEILQVKALCWCGARATHNARTVGGVMVVEGAQVVVGDVEAGADEVGYEVLCRRHHMRRMTAATARAASPTAATLTTAVQGTLGVRA, encoded by the coding sequence GTGGCGGAGCTCGTCTTCTTCTCGGGCACGATGGACTGCGGCAAGTCCACGCTCGCGCTGCAGATGCACCACAACCACGCCGCGCGCGGCCGCGACGGCGTGCTGTTCACGCGCAACGACCGGGCCGGGGCGGCGACGATCTCCTCACGGCTCGGCCTCGTGCAGCAGGCGGCCGAGGTCGGCGACCGGACGGACTTCTGGTCCGAGGTCATCGAGCGCCGCACGCACGGGCGCCCGGTCGACTACCTCATCGGTGACGAGGCGCAGTTCTACACCGCCGCGCAGGTCGAGCAGCTCGCGCGCGTCGTCGACGAGCTCGAGGTCGACGTGTACGCGTTCGGCATCTCGACCGACTTCCGCGCCCGCCTGTTCCCGGGCTCGGCGCGGCTGGTCGAGCTCGCCGACCGGGTCGAGATCCTGCAGGTCAAGGCGCTGTGCTGGTGCGGTGCCCGCGCCACGCACAACGCGCGCACGGTCGGCGGCGTCATGGTCGTCGAGGGTGCGCAGGTGGTCGTGGGCGACGTCGAGGCCGGTGCCGACGAGGTCGGCTACGAGGTGCTGTGCCGCCGGCACCACATGCGCCGCATGACCGCCGCCACGGCGCGCGCGGCGTCCCCGACGGCCGCGACCCTGACGACGGCCGTGCAGGGCACGCTCGGCGTGCGCGCCTGA